A stretch of the Streptomyces sp. NBC_00078 genome encodes the following:
- a CDS encoding ABC transporter permease → MITVARILLRRVALLVPLMLGIVLFVFLVMRFSDVDPASAFFQGANPTPQQLHDFRAHNGLLDPLPVRYVHFVGDLLHGDMGTSALTRAPVIDQVTTALPLTLQLTFLGLGVAVVLSLAGGVTAAIYRDRLPDQIIRVVSLTGVAAPGFWLALLMIQYLAVDLGWFPTGGYINPADSFTGWLKTMTLPALALSLPVAAQLTRIVRTSVVEELDRDYVRTAVGSGLPPRVVVGRNVLRNALMNPLTVLGLRVGYLLGGAVVIETIFSLPGMGKLMIDAVKNGDPAVVQGVVLTTATGFVVVNLVIDILYLLVNPRLRDTTA, encoded by the coding sequence GTGATCACCGTCGCCCGGATCCTGCTCCGCCGCGTCGCCCTGCTCGTACCGCTGATGCTCGGCATCGTGCTGTTCGTGTTCCTGGTGATGCGCTTCTCGGACGTCGATCCGGCGTCCGCGTTCTTCCAGGGCGCCAACCCCACCCCGCAGCAACTGCACGACTTCCGCGCGCACAACGGCCTCCTGGACCCGCTGCCCGTCCGCTACGTCCACTTCGTCGGCGACCTGCTGCACGGCGACATGGGGACCAGCGCACTGACCCGCGCGCCGGTGATCGACCAGGTCACGACCGCCCTGCCGCTCACCCTCCAGCTCACCTTCCTGGGCCTGGGCGTGGCGGTCGTACTGTCGCTGGCGGGCGGAGTGACGGCGGCCATCTACCGCGACCGGCTCCCCGACCAGATCATCCGCGTGGTGTCGCTCACCGGAGTCGCCGCCCCCGGCTTCTGGCTGGCGCTGCTGATGATCCAGTACCTGGCGGTCGACCTGGGCTGGTTCCCGACCGGCGGCTACATCAACCCCGCCGACTCCTTCACCGGCTGGCTGAAGACGATGACCCTGCCCGCGCTCGCGCTGTCGCTGCCCGTGGCGGCCCAGCTCACGCGGATCGTCAGGACGTCGGTGGTGGAGGAGCTGGACCGGGACTACGTGCGTACGGCGGTCGGGAGCGGGCTTCCGCCGCGGGTGGTCGTCGGGCGCAACGTACTGCGCAACGCCCTCATGAACCCACTGACCGTGCTGGGACTGCGAGTCGGCTATCTGCTGGGCGGTGCGGTCGTCATCGAGACGATCTTCTCCCTCCCCGGCATGGGCAAGCTGATGATCGACGCCGTGAAGAACGGCGACCCGGCCGTGGTGCAGGGCGTCGTCCTGACCACGGCGACCGGCTTCGTCGTGGTCAACCTCGTCATCGACATCCTGTACCTCCTGGTCAACCCGCGACTGAGGGATACGACCGCATGA
- a CDS encoding dipeptide/oligopeptide/nickel ABC transporter permease/ATP-binding protein, translating into MITQFTRKNLTETLSGPGVRLRGLRRLPLLSKVAVCFLAVVVLVALLAPLLAPHDPLDQQAPADGTGHPSAAHWMGQDSLGRDILSRLMYGARWSLAIGLGATALALLVGALIGAVAATSRKALDETLMRCLDVVMAFPGIALAAVLVAVFGGGITVLICAIAFLFMPPVARVVRANVLDQYGEDYVTAERVIGARTPHIVLKHVAVNCAAPVLVFCTVQVAEAIVFEASLSFIGAGVRPPDPSWGSVIADGKDMVLTGGWWATVFPGLLILVTVLSLNVLAEGVSDAWAAPSAREIDVRAHDDRLEAPQPGSGEVLQLPGLTAAAARLRSRARALPSGAPPVLAVENLAIGFQDRHGGVDIVDGISFEVRPGEVLGLVGESGCGKSLTALAVMGLEPKGARIRGQVRFGRRELLAEPMRVRRGLLGHEMAMIYQDALSSLNPAMTIRAQLRQVVRRGGRRGPAELLTMVGLDPDRTLRSYPHELSGGQRQRVLIAMALSRDPKLIVADEPTTALDVTVQAQVMELLLRLREELGFALVLVSHDLALVADVTDRVVVMYGGQIVETGVTADLVEAPAHHYTRGLLGSVLSLESAAERMTQIKGVVPSPADFPAGCRFADRCPLAAGICRATAPDLLGTATHAAACHHPAVALVTSDSEAVT; encoded by the coding sequence ATGATCACGCAGTTCACGCGCAAGAACCTCACCGAGACGCTGTCCGGGCCCGGCGTCCGCCTGCGTGGCCTGCGCCGGCTGCCGCTGCTGTCGAAGGTCGCCGTCTGCTTCCTGGCCGTCGTGGTCCTGGTGGCCCTGCTGGCGCCCCTGCTCGCGCCGCACGACCCCCTCGACCAGCAGGCGCCGGCCGACGGCACCGGGCACCCGTCCGCCGCGCACTGGATGGGCCAGGACAGCCTCGGCCGGGACATCCTGAGCCGGCTGATGTACGGCGCCCGCTGGTCGCTCGCCATCGGCCTGGGCGCGACCGCGCTCGCGCTGCTCGTGGGGGCGCTGATCGGCGCGGTCGCGGCCACCTCCCGCAAGGCGCTCGACGAGACGCTGATGCGCTGCCTGGACGTGGTGATGGCGTTCCCCGGCATCGCGCTCGCGGCGGTCCTGGTCGCGGTCTTCGGCGGCGGGATCACCGTGCTGATCTGCGCGATCGCGTTCCTGTTCATGCCGCCGGTGGCACGGGTCGTACGGGCGAACGTCCTCGACCAGTACGGCGAGGACTATGTGACGGCGGAGCGGGTGATCGGCGCCCGGACGCCGCACATCGTGCTGAAGCACGTCGCCGTCAACTGCGCCGCTCCGGTGCTGGTGTTCTGCACGGTGCAGGTCGCCGAAGCCATCGTCTTCGAGGCCTCGCTGTCCTTCATCGGCGCGGGCGTGCGCCCTCCCGACCCCTCCTGGGGCAGCGTCATCGCCGACGGCAAGGACATGGTGCTCACCGGGGGCTGGTGGGCCACGGTCTTCCCGGGCCTGCTGATCCTGGTGACCGTCCTGTCGCTGAACGTCCTGGCCGAGGGGGTGTCGGACGCGTGGGCGGCGCCGTCGGCACGGGAGATCGACGTCCGCGCGCACGACGACCGGCTTGAGGCCCCACAGCCCGGCAGCGGCGAGGTGCTGCAACTGCCGGGTCTGACGGCGGCGGCCGCCCGGCTCCGGTCCCGGGCGCGCGCCCTTCCCAGCGGCGCGCCACCGGTGCTGGCGGTGGAGAACCTCGCCATCGGCTTCCAGGACCGGCACGGCGGGGTGGACATCGTCGACGGCATCAGCTTCGAGGTGCGCCCGGGTGAAGTCCTGGGCCTGGTCGGCGAGTCGGGCTGCGGAAAGTCCCTGACCGCGCTGGCGGTCATGGGTCTGGAGCCGAAGGGCGCCCGGATCCGCGGCCAGGTCCGTTTCGGCCGGCGGGAGCTGCTGGCGGAACCGATGCGGGTACGGCGGGGGCTCCTCGGCCACGAGATGGCGATGATCTACCAGGACGCGCTCTCCTCCCTCAACCCCGCGATGACGATCCGCGCCCAGCTCAGACAGGTCGTACGCCGCGGCGGCCGCCGCGGCCCCGCCGAACTCCTGACGATGGTCGGCCTCGACCCCGACCGCACCCTGCGCAGCTACCCGCACGAGCTGTCCGGCGGCCAGCGCCAGCGCGTGCTGATCGCGATGGCCCTGTCCCGCGACCCGAAGCTGATCGTCGCCGACGAGCCGACGACGGCCCTGGACGTGACGGTGCAGGCGCAGGTCATGGAGCTGCTGCTGCGGCTGCGCGAGGAGCTGGGCTTCGCGCTGGTCCTCGTCTCGCACGACCTGGCGCTCGTCGCGGACGTCACCGACCGGGTGGTGGTGATGTACGGCGGGCAGATCGTGGAGACGGGCGTGACCGCCGATCTGGTGGAGGCACCGGCCCACCACTACACGCGCGGCCTGCTCGGCAGCGTGCTGTCCCTGGAGTCGGCGGCCGAGCGGATGACACAGATCAAGGGGGTCGTGCCGTCCCCGGCGGACTTCCCGGCGGGCTGCCGGTTCGCCGACCGCTGCCCGCTCGCGGCCGGGATCTGCCGGGCGACCGCACCGGACCTGCTGGGCACGGCGACCCACGCGGCGGCCTGTCACCATCCGGCGGTCGCACTCGTGACGTCGGATTCGGAGGCCGTGACGTGA
- a CDS encoding ABC transporter ATP-binding protein — MNAIIELSDAHVVHRARSGGLFTRDKVYALTGADLTVAAGETVGVVGESGCGKSTLAKVLVGVVRPTYGTVSFQGRDLWSMTPAERRSAVGGSTGMIFQDPSTALNRRLPVRQILRDPLDVHNRGSRTQREDRVRELMSLVGLPRSLTDALPGQLSGGQRQRVAIARALALDPRLVVADEPTSALDVSVRAQILNLLLDLKERLGLALVFVSHDIQTVRRMSDRVITMYLGRIVEEAPAAEVTDRARHPYTRALFSATPGLLDPVDPIPLTGPVPSATHPPSGCPFRTRCWKSDDVCAAEMPDFSDASTRTHRFRCHHPVQEDESTRDLVRQNHPTEHP, encoded by the coding sequence GTGAACGCGATCATCGAACTGTCCGACGCCCATGTCGTCCACAGGGCGCGCAGCGGCGGCCTGTTCACGCGGGACAAGGTGTACGCCCTGACCGGCGCCGATCTCACGGTCGCGGCCGGCGAGACGGTCGGAGTCGTCGGCGAGTCCGGGTGCGGCAAGTCGACGCTGGCGAAGGTGCTGGTGGGCGTGGTGCGGCCGACGTACGGCACGGTGTCCTTCCAGGGGCGCGATCTGTGGTCGATGACGCCCGCCGAACGCCGTTCGGCCGTCGGCGGCAGCACAGGCATGATCTTCCAGGACCCGTCGACGGCCCTGAACCGACGGCTGCCCGTACGGCAGATCCTGCGGGACCCGCTGGACGTGCACAACCGCGGTTCGAGGACCCAACGTGAGGACCGCGTACGGGAGTTGATGTCCCTGGTGGGCCTTCCCCGCTCCCTCACCGACGCCCTGCCCGGACAGCTGTCGGGCGGCCAGCGCCAGCGCGTCGCCATCGCACGGGCGTTGGCGCTGGACCCCCGCCTGGTGGTGGCGGACGAGCCGACGAGCGCGCTGGACGTTTCGGTGCGCGCCCAGATCCTCAACCTCCTCCTGGACCTCAAGGAACGCCTGGGTCTGGCCCTGGTCTTCGTCTCGCACGACATCCAGACGGTCCGGCGGATGAGCGACCGGGTGATCACCATGTACCTCGGCCGGATCGTCGAGGAGGCCCCGGCCGCCGAGGTGACCGACCGTGCCCGCCACCCGTACACCCGGGCCCTGTTCTCGGCGACCCCCGGACTCCTGGACCCCGTCGACCCGATCCCCCTCACCGGCCCGGTCCCCTCGGCGACGCACCCGCCCAGCGGCTGCCCCTTCCGCACCCGCTGCTGGAAGTCGGACGATGTGTGCGCGGCAGAAATGCCGGACTTCTCCGACGCGTCGACCCGAACTCACCGTTTCCGCTGCCACCATCCTGTGCAGGAGGACGAGTCGACCCGCGACCTCGTACGTCAGAACCATCCCACGGAGCACCCATGA
- a CDS encoding dihydrodipicolinate synthase family protein, whose product MTFPAPLTGVVPPVCTPLTPDREVDVPSLLALVDHLVAGGVHALFVLGSSSEAAYLRDGQRRLVVESVAAHVGGRLPVLAGAIDMTTPRVLDHVASVTAAGADAVVVTAPFYTRTHPAEIARHFRLVAAASPVPVVAYDIPAAVHTKLPADVVLDLAAEGVLAGLKDSSGDLSAFREVVTGARTRSDITGFSVLTGSELVVDAALALGADGAVPGLANVDPHGYVRLDRLCRDGDWERARAEQERLCALFGLVTVGDATRMGAGSSALGAFKAALHLRGIIGCPATAEPQVPLSPEEVQRVGKYLAAAGLL is encoded by the coding sequence ATGACCTTCCCCGCCCCGCTGACCGGTGTCGTCCCGCCCGTCTGCACACCCCTGACACCGGACCGCGAGGTGGACGTCCCCTCCCTGCTCGCTCTGGTCGACCATCTGGTGGCGGGCGGGGTGCACGCGCTGTTCGTGCTGGGTTCGTCGTCGGAGGCGGCGTATCTGCGCGACGGGCAGCGGAGGCTGGTGGTGGAGTCGGTGGCCGCCCATGTGGGAGGCCGGCTCCCGGTGCTGGCCGGGGCGATCGACATGACGACGCCGAGGGTGCTGGACCATGTGGCGTCGGTGACAGCGGCGGGCGCGGACGCGGTGGTGGTGACGGCGCCCTTCTACACGCGCACCCACCCCGCCGAGATCGCCCGGCATTTCAGGCTGGTCGCGGCCGCGTCGCCGGTGCCGGTGGTGGCGTACGACATTCCGGCCGCCGTCCACACCAAGCTGCCCGCGGACGTGGTCCTGGACCTGGCCGCGGAGGGCGTGCTCGCCGGCCTGAAGGACTCCAGTGGTGACCTGTCCGCCTTCCGCGAGGTCGTCACGGGCGCGCGTACCCGGTCCGACATCACCGGTTTCAGCGTGCTGACCGGCTCGGAGCTGGTCGTCGACGCGGCGCTCGCGCTGGGCGCCGACGGGGCGGTGCCGGGCCTCGCCAACGTCGACCCGCACGGCTACGTCCGCCTCGACCGTCTCTGCCGGGACGGCGACTGGGAGCGGGCGCGTGCCGAACAGGAGCGGCTGTGCGCCCTGTTCGGCCTGGTGACCGTCGGGGACGCCACCCGCATGGGCGCCGGCTCGTCGGCCCTGGGCGCTTTCAAGGCGGCGCTGCATCTGCGGGGCATCATCGGCTGCCCGGCCACGGCGGAGCCCCAGGTACCCCTGTCGCCGGAGGAGGTGCAACGGGTGGGCAAGTACCTGGCAGCGGCGGGCCTGCTCTGA
- a CDS encoding exo-alpha-sialidase, whose translation MTILSRTLLAATVLLTPLTALAPAAAATGCTSSVPYVSGEGGYDTYRIPATVTTGRGTVLAFAEGRRGGAGDTGHIDVVLRRSGDGGCTWGPLRVVAAGDGNTRGNPAPVLDPHTGAVVLVTSYNSGAVTEAQIMRGEATPEESRRVFVQRSSDDGRHFTAPRDITAEVKPPNWRWYATGPGHAVALTRGRHAGRLVVPANHSVAPPAGSSDTGQEARYYGAHAIYSDDGGRTWRIGFVDGTHDGRANPNESTAAQLPDGRLYFSSRDQNGTSVGNRLDTYSSDGGRTLDRPYAVQSTLDDVPVVEGSVLQLGGMDAPLLFSGPSVPTSRRAMAIWRSTDAGVTFTKALTLSQQPAAYSDLAQVGRHTVGILYETGASGTYDTIEFRRVPVTDVS comes from the coding sequence GTGACCATCCTGAGCCGCACCCTCCTCGCCGCCACCGTGCTCCTCACCCCGCTCACCGCCCTCGCCCCGGCCGCCGCAGCCACCGGCTGCACCTCCTCCGTCCCGTACGTGTCGGGCGAGGGCGGCTACGACACGTACCGCATCCCGGCGACGGTCACGACCGGCCGGGGCACGGTCCTCGCCTTCGCCGAGGGCCGTCGCGGCGGGGCGGGCGACACCGGCCACATCGACGTCGTCCTCAGACGCTCCGGCGACGGAGGCTGCACCTGGGGCCCGCTGCGGGTGGTCGCGGCCGGGGACGGGAACACCCGGGGCAACCCGGCACCCGTCCTCGACCCGCACACCGGCGCGGTCGTCCTCGTCACCTCCTACAACAGCGGTGCCGTCACCGAGGCGCAGATCATGCGGGGCGAGGCCACCCCGGAGGAGAGCCGGCGGGTCTTCGTGCAGCGCAGCTCGGACGACGGGCGGCACTTCACCGCGCCGCGGGACATCACGGCTGAGGTGAAGCCGCCGAACTGGCGGTGGTACGCGACGGGACCGGGCCACGCGGTCGCGCTGACCCGCGGCCGGCATGCCGGCCGGCTGGTCGTCCCCGCCAACCACTCCGTGGCTCCGCCCGCCGGATCCTCCGACACCGGCCAGGAGGCCCGGTACTACGGCGCGCACGCCATCTACAGCGACGACGGCGGCCGCACCTGGCGCATCGGGTTCGTCGACGGCACCCACGACGGCCGCGCCAACCCCAACGAGTCCACCGCCGCGCAACTCCCCGACGGGCGCCTCTACTTCAGCTCCCGCGATCAGAACGGCACCAGCGTCGGCAACCGTCTGGACACCTACTCCAGCGACGGCGGCCGGACCCTCGACCGTCCCTACGCCGTGCAGTCCACGCTCGACGACGTCCCGGTGGTCGAAGGCAGCGTCCTCCAGCTCGGAGGCATGGACGCCCCGTTGCTCTTCTCCGGCCCGTCCGTACCGACCTCCCGCCGGGCGATGGCGATCTGGCGCAGCACGGACGCCGGCGTGACCTTCACCAAGGCCCTCACCCTCTCCCAGCAGCCGGCCGCCTACTCCGACCTGGCCCAGGTCGGCCGGCACACGGTCGGGATCCTGTACGAGACGGGCGCCTCGGGCACCTACGACACGATCGAGTTCCGCCGCGTGCCGGTGACGGACGTGAGCTAG